TAACGAGCTCTGCAGTGGTACACGATATAGTGGCAGGTCAAGATTGGCCAACCTTGGCGAAGCCTCCTGCCCATCTGGCAAGTTGTGAATTGAGACTCAACGTTCCAACCACTCCGCTGATGTAGTCCCCAAAGCCAAGGATCGTTCTATTATCAGCTCGAACAATATTGATATTTCGTTTCTCATCATTTTCACTGAGAGTATTACAATCCCGCCCATAACGGGTTTGCAGTTCTTTTGCAGCATTAACGGCGGAGCCTTGTTGATGAGGGGCACGCTGTATAAGCAATTGACTCGTTAGTCGTTTTTCACTCTGAACCAAGGAAGAAAAATTCCACATATGGCCTTCGGAAAAAATGGCGAGTAGGAAATTTCCAATGTGGGTTTAAGTCCCGCCATGCGGGATGCCGCATCATTATTGACACCTATAATGACGAAGCGGCAAAACAAATACTGTTCGACGGCGCCGTAAGGCGCCTAGTTTATCCCGCTCATTAATATTAAGAATGGATAATGCGGGATGCCACAAGGCGGCATTTGTTTCTTCACAGCGGAAATTTCCGGCTCAACGAGTTGAGTTGTCAACCATTTTTTCCGATAGCCTTGATTTTTCCTTTGGTACTTTCCTTTGTATCAAGACAAAGGAAAGTACATAAGAGTCATTGAGATTCATCAACTCGTAGTTGTTCACTTTTCGCGCTCCATTTGTGTTTACAAATGCGCGCGATCCGCAAGGCGGGCTTTTGCTCACCCAAAAGTCCCGCTCTACGCCCGCGTGCCCTCGGGCTTCGGGGTACAAGTATGGGATCCCGTTCATATACAATAATTGTGGAATGGGAAAAGTGAACCGAAAGTCCGCCTTCTGCGGATGCGCCGCATGAAAAATAATCGGAGGCGCAAAAAGGGTGCCCTGCGAAAACGGTGCCGACTAGAGCGGTCGGGATCGTCCCGCACTCAGCCGAATGCGATTTTTTGAATAGCTATTCCAATTCATTCACCTAGCAAAAAATCGCTATAACCAGGTGTTGAAGCTTGAAAACACACTTCCCACCCAACGGGACTCCGTTTTCGCAAGGGACATAATCGCGGTTGAAGTTGGGACACTACCGCATTGTTGTATTCATTCCGCGCCTATTTTATATTCCTGTTGGGACGCAACGTACCCGTAAGGGCATCGAAAGAAAGGTCGTGAGTCGTGCAAGTGTCGAAGCGATACAAGTGGATGCACAAAGTCTCGACAGGGCTTCTTTCACTATTAATCGTGGTGGTAACTGGTGGACGCGCGCGCGCCCAATCCGATAGCGTTTGGGTGGAAGCCCGGGGAAGGTGCTACAGCACAGAAGTAACTCCGGAAGAGGGGTGGAAGCGTGCGCTTCACGATGCCGAGGCGAATGCAATAAGAAGCTCTCTCGGCGTGAGCATTACCTCCCAAACCTTTGGCGTAACATCCGAGTCTGTCAACTCCAGGAATCAAAGCGACTACCTCAGCACTTTCTCCGAACTCAATACTTCCACAACCTGCGGTAAGGTAACCTCCGAAGAAATTCTCGATAAAAAACTCAGCAGCGAGAACCAGATTCCTGTTTATCAAATCACCATCCGCGCCCTCGTGGTCAAGGACAGAGGAGTACCTGACCCGAACTTCAGGGCGGAAATCCATTTGGATAAAGACACATACTATGACCGTGGTGCCATTGATCGCAATGACGCGGTGAAATTTTCTGTGTCGGTCAATCAGGACTGTTATCTGTACCTCTTTGACATCATGGCAAACGACTCGGTAATGATTTTGTTGCCGAACGATTATCTCAAAGACAATTTCTATCCCGCTGCTGAAGGCCCGGGCGCGTTCGATAAGAAGATTGCGCGTCTCCCCATCAACCTCACAGTGGGCTTGCCGCCTGGAAAAGAAACGACGACAGAGATGTTTTATCTGGTCGCTTTGAAGAAGAAGGTGGATTTCTATTCACAGACAATGACCCACGAATCCGTGGGAATAATACCGACATACCAGAGCGCAATTCTTGATTTTCAGAAGTGGCTCGTGTTAATTCCACAGGACTTGAGGACAACTGCATCTGCAACCTTCATTATAAAGAGGTTAAGATGAAACAGAGAACATTTTTCATGATTTGTCTTGGGAGCGTGGCGTGCGTGGCGCTCAGCAGTAAACCCATTTTTTCTCAAGAGATAACTCTCACGAATGTCTCATATTCGATGAGAGACAGCGACGTAGTGGTCCATTATGATCTCAACGGGCCGACGGATAAGCCCTACAAGGTTCAGCTTGTCCTGAGAAGAGAATCGCAGCCTTTCTTCAAGATGCTTCCAAAGTATATTTCGGGTGACGCCGGCACAGGGTCATTCTCCGGTAACAATAAAGAGATCGTCTGGCATCTTTATGATGAAATTCCTTACGGACTCGACGGGGAGGACTTTTACTTTGAAGTCAACGCTACTCTCATGGGAGTAGCAAAGGGTGGGGCATCCTGGATGTACTATGTGGGAGGCGCTATCGTTGTAGGCGGGGCAGCTGTCATATTTGGCCCTGACATATTCAAAAAGGCCGGCGGAGGAAACCAATTCCCCGTTCCGCCAGCAAGGCCTTGAGAGGATGGAGATGATTCTATGAAGCAAATTCTCTTTCTATGTGTAATGTTTTTGACCGGCGCTGCTTTTGGACAGACTGCCACCGGCAGAACCCAGGCAGGATCTCTGAAGCCCGTAATTCAGACTACAAATCCGGGTGAAGCGGCGAACGTGAAAAATCAAATAAACGCCTACAGTCCCTTCTTAACTGCCGATATCACATTCAAAGATTCATCAGGTGATAATGTTTTGGGTGCCGATGAAAGCGCAGAGGTCATTGTCTTGCTGAAAGACATTGGTGGAAAGCCAGCGCAGGAATGCAAGGTGGAGCTGGTGGCTTCGGCGGAGAACTCAAGCATCGACGTTCTTAATCCACCCGTTATTCCGCGCCTTGGGTCCAACGAGGAGACGTCGACGCGTGTGCTCTTGAAGGGTTCTCACCACATCTCCACAGGTAATGTTGAGTTTACGCTCAAGGTGCTTGAGAAGAACGGATTTGACCTCGACCCCGAAAAGGTGCTCGTTGTCCCGACCCAGGCATTTCAGCCGCCGAATGTGGAACTGGCCGACTATAGTATTCAGGATCTCAACAGAACCGGGAAGATCAAGAAACGTGAACAGGTGTCTGTGACTTTGAGGCTTCAGAACAAAGGTGGAACTACAAGTTACGGTACCGTCGCATCGCTTACTCTCGGGCAAAATATTATGTCGCTCGATTCCGCTGCCGTGGAACAGGATAAAATTTTCCATTCAGCTTTCAAGATAGGTGACTTGAAACCGGGGGACTATAGGGACGTGACCACGAGCTTGATTACGAACGACCGTGCGACCGAAGTGCGCATAGAGATTGCCGTTGATGACCGGAGCGGAGAATTTACCACGTCCAAGACGCTCGACCTTCCGTTCGATGCGCCACTGGCTAAACCTCAGATGACTGTACTTGCAGCCAGGAAGACCGAAGAAGCGAACATCCCCGACGTGGCCAACCTGAAACTTGATATCGGCGAGAATCTCCCTGTTGCAGCGCGGGTGAAGTCTGATGCTTTTGCTGTAGTTATAGGAAACAAAGATTACAGCAAAGCACCATCTGTGGACTTTGCAATAAACGATGCGGCATTAATGAAGCGATACCTGACCACAACCATGGGCTATCAGTCTGACAACATCATTTATATAGAGGATGCTTCGCAGTCTGACATGACCCGCGTATTTGGAAATGAGACAAATTACAAGGGCCAGCTGTACGACTATACCGCGAAAGGTGGCGAAGTCTTCATTTATTACAGCGGACATGGAGCTCCTGAGACCGACTCGAAGGAAGGTTACATCGTTCCGGTGGATTGCGATCCGGCACATGTTGCCCTTAATGGTTACGCGCTGAAAACTCTTTACTCCAATCTTGACAAGATCGACACAGAAAAGGAATTGAAACACGTGACAGTCGTTCTGGATGCGTGCTTCTCCGGGAGTTCAGTTAAAGGCACCCTTCTTGCCAACGTTAGCCCAATTTATGTCACTGTAAACAAGAATGCGATGGCCTCCAGCAATGCAACGATCATAACAAGTGCGAGCGGCGACCAGGTGAGCACCTGGTATCCAGATAAACAGCAGAGTCTGTTTACATATTTCTTCCTCAAGGGTCTCCAGGGCGGAGCTGACTACAAGCACAACAACACTGTGACCGCGAAACAGTTATACGAGTTCACTGCCGACGAGCTGAATGGAGTCCCGCGATGGTCAAGACGCCTTAGCAGCAAAGACCAAACACCAACATTTTATGGAAGCGACTGGGTGATTTATGAAGGAGCTAAGTGATCGACGTATTGACGGGTGCACTCCTGAGAAGCGGTTTTCCGGATCGTCGATTCGATTGGGAGATATGACGATGAGAAGGTGTCGAGTATACACGGCAGTCCTTGCCGCATGCCTGACTATGATGACGGCTTTTACGTTACAGTCTTACGCCGGTGGTAACACTCCGATTAAGATTCACAAAGGCGAGAAAACCGTACTTTCCACGGTTCTCAAGAATATGGTCCCACCAAACGCTGCGGAGAAAGTTGTCATGAATCCCAAAGTGGGAGGATCGAAATCGCGGGTGACGAGCGATTTAGGCAAGCGGGTGTCGGCCGACTCGGTTTCCTGGGTGCAAACGAATGGTCCATACGGAGGATTGGTAAACGCGCTTGCCGTAAATTCCTACGGGTACATTTTCGCAGGAACCTATGCAGGAGGAGTCTTTAAATCGACAGACAACGGGAACAGCTGGACTCAAGCCGGCTTGACAAATACCTACATCTACTCGCTGGCAGTCAACTCCACTGGATACATTTTCGCAGGCACTGAGGGTGAGGGACTTTATCGATCGGAAGACAACGGCAACAGCTGGGCGCAGCTGACCGGCGGTTTGAGTGCTACCAGTAATGTCTATTCATTGGCAGTCAATGCATCGGGGTACATTATTGCCGGAGTCGATACCGCGGTCTACATCTCCAAAGACAACGGGAGCAGTTGGACCCTGATTGGACACGGACCCCGGGCTTATGCACTGACGTTTAACGCATCCGGATACATTTTTGCCGGAACGAGCGAGGAGATAGCGTATACGACGAACAGCGGCTCAAGCTGGACGAATCTTCATGGCTTGAGCAGCGGTGTTTCTTCGCTCGTTGTTAGTACCTCCGGCTATATTTTCGCCGGGACCTGGGGCAGCGGCGTTTATCTTTCTACGAACAACGGAGCAAGTTGGACTCCTTTAACCAATGGATTATCGAATAACGTTGTTAACTCGCTTGCGATAAATTCCTCGGGCTACGTTTTTGCCGGCACAACCGGAGGCGTGTTTCTTTCGACAAACAACGGATCCAATTGGACCCTGGTGAACGCCGGGTTGGCTAACGGCTATGTTGCATCGTTGTCGGTCAATTCTTCCGGATATGTTTTTGCCGGATCGTGGGGTGAAGGTGTCTATCTTTCAACTGACGACGGAACTACCTGGACACAGATGAACTCCGGGTTTACATCAAGCAATATCTGGTCGCTTTCGGCAAATTCGTCCGGTAATATTTTTGCAGGAGCCGATGGAGGAGGGATCTATGAATCTTCAGATAGAGGGAGCAGTTGGGCATTATCCGGTTTGATAGGGAAGACAGTTCGCTCTATATCATTCAATTCGGCAGGCAACATTTTTGCAGGGACAAGCGGCGGTGTATTCATCTCGTCAAACAGCGGTACAAGCTGGACTCAGTCAAACACCGGCCTGACTGATACCACTGTCTATTCGTCAGTAATCAATTCATCCGGCCATATCTTTGTCGGAACGGATACTGAAGGCGTATATCGTTCGACGAACAACGGCGCTGCCTGGACGCATGTGAACAGTGGTTTGGGAGATAGCTCCATCACATCACTGGTCATCGATTCCTCCGGCCATATTTTTGCAGGAACGTGGGGAGATGGTGTGTACCTTTCGACAGACGACGGTACGAGCTGGTCGCGGAGTGGCCTGGCGAATAGTGAAGTCTATTCGTTTGCCATTAATTCATCCGGGAATATTTTTGCCGGGACATGGGGAAATGGAGTTTACATCTCAACAAATGGAGGCGGAAGTTGGACTGCTGTGAGCACCGGCCTTGCAAATACTCATGTCCAGTCTTTGGCAATTAATTCCTCAGGCTACATCTTCGCCGGGACGTGGCTCGGTGGAGTTTACGAATCGACGGATAACGGCGCCAGCTGGAGCCTGACAGGTTTGAGCGGTGATGACATCCAGTCGGTGGCACTAGATTCGACCGGTTATCTATTTGCAGGAAGCCTGGGTGGAGGAGTATATCGTTCGAGCAACTCGACCATTGTTGTGCCGTCCAAGCCGTCGCTTGCAGGTCCGGCAAATGCTTCGTCATACGTCTCTATCAATCCTACGCTGACATGGAATGTCACGACCGGAGCAACGAGTTATAGACTACAGGCGTCAACCGATTCAACTTTTGCCACAACGATTTACGATGCAAGCGGATTGACTGGCACATCCAGGAGTCTGAGCGGCCTGGCGTATTCGACGAAGTATTACTGGCATGTAGATGCGAGTAACTCGGCAGGTACCGGTGCATGGTCGGCAACCTGGAGTTTCACCACGGCGAGTGCATCACCTCCTGTGCCGACGCTTGCCAGCCCTGCAAATGGATTGACAGGAGTGGGGACCAAACCCACATTTACATGGAACGCTTCTCCAGGTTCTACAAGTTACGAGCTGCAGGTATCGAAGGTGTCCGCGTTTTCTTCCACCGTTTTTGACAGGTCTAATATCGCTTCGACTTCACAGAGCGTGAGCGGACTATCCAGAGGGACAACATATTACTGGCGGGTAAATGCAAGCAACCCGAACGGCACGAGCGGCTGGTCGACCGTAGACGTCTTTACAACGTTCACATACCAGTCTTCGATTCAGGTCTCAACGCAGTACACTCCTCCTGCCACTATAGATTCTTCACATTACCGGATGATTGGCCTGCCTGGAGATATTGATGTTCTTCTATCGAATGTTGTTACGGGTACGCAGCGAAAGGATTGGAACGCATATTGGGACAATGGCGACAATCAAAACTATTTGGAGGAGTACGACGGCAGCGGGAAATTCTATTTTCTTCCAGGCACAGCCTTTTGGATACTTAGCAGGGATTCTTTTTCTGTATCACAAAACGTGACAACCGTGACTTTGGACACGGCCGACTGCTTTTCGATAACCGTTCACAGCGGTTGGAATCTTATTTCAGATCCGTTCGAAAAGAGCGTCGACTGGTCGTCGGTACAAAGCCTGAACGGCACGTCTCAGCCAATCTGGGCCTTTTCCAGTGGTTCTTATTCTCAATCGTCGACACTCGATCCATATGAAGGGTATTACTTCTTCAATGACATCGGAGCCTCTCAGCTTAGAATCCCTTACGTTTATTCTCCGACGGTTACCGGTGTAGCTCGCCTGGAAAAGGTCGAAGACCAGAATCTTGCCATGACGTTATCGGAAAATCAGATTAGTCTGTCTTCAATTACGGTAGGGGTGAGACCCATGTCGGGAGGAGGAAACATATTCGCCCCGCCTGGTAATTTCGAGCGGGCGAGAATCTGTGTCGTTGACTCCACTGTACATGCCGGGTGGAAGGAGCTCGTAACAGATTACAGGGACACGATCGGGACAGGTCAGGAGTTTGATTTCTATGTGAGAAACAGGACAGGTAAATCTCTGAAGTTATCTTCTACCACAGGGATCAGCCAATACGAGGTTTACCTGATCGATAAGGATCTCAACAGGTCGTACAACCTCAAAGGCTCGACGGGGATCGCGATCCCATCATATAACAAGATCAAGAACTACTCGATTCTCATCGGTGACAAACCGTTTATTGACGCCAAGCTTGCAGAACTCCAGCCCAAAGATTTCCTTCTCTACCAGAATTATCCTAACCCGTTCAACCCGGTTACAGTCATTCGATTTGAAGTTCCGAGGACAGAGCGGGTGTCATTGGCAATCTATGATGTGTTGGGGAGGATGGTAAAGAGTATAGTGGACGAAAACATCTCGCCGGGTTATTATGAAGTCCCGTTCGACGGGACAGGTCTGTCAAGTGGAGTATATTTCTACAGGCTCTCTGCCGGTCCGTTCACGCAAGTGAAGAAGATGGTATTGCTCAAATAGTCTGCGGATTTGTGTCGATAAAGAAGCGAGAATAACGGAGAGCTCACCTCATCATCATCGGGGCACACTTGCGCGCCACGAACTTCAGAGTATTCGCATCCCAATCGGACTGCCATCGATTGAGTCGGTTGCAGAACTTTTGGTGTGGTATCGGTTTCAAATGCTTGAATCGTGCACGACCGATGCAGGAGCAGGTACCAACCAACAGCCTGTCATTCCCGCGTGCCCTTAGCGGGAATCCATGTTAAGCTCTGTCCCGGTTTTCCGATAGGAGTCCGGTAATGACTAGTGCCGGTAGAGCGAGGCGCCACGTAATTTTAGTGATACATAATTCGTAAATTGCTTCAGCTGCTCTTCCCGTCAAGTGAAGATGCATGAAACTTGTTGATGACCGACAAAACCTGTAAAGCATGAGGCAACCATGGCGAGACACACACCGGTAGAAAAAAGAAAACTCTCTCCTTCGAGGATAATGGATTCAGTATTTGCCTTTCGAGAGGCACGCGTTCTGTTGACTGCCTTCGAGCTCGATCTTTTTTCTATGTTAGGCGACGGGCGGAAGTCTTCTGAAGAAGTGGCACGAATGGCGGGAACGAACCCACGGGCAACCGACAGGCTGCTGAATGTCCTAAGTGCTTCGGGATATCTTGTCAAGAAGAAGGGTGAATTCTCAAACACTCCGCTCACATCACGTTTTCTCATAAAGGGAAAACCTGAGTACCTCGGCGGGCTGATGCATCAGGTCAGTCTGTGGAATACCTGGAGCACCCTTACAGATGCTGTGCGCGTGGGGTCATCAGTAGCCCGGCGCGAACCAGTGAGCGGACACGCGGTGGATTGGTTGGGGGCTTTCATAGCAGCGATGCATATGCGCGCGATCCGCCAGGCTCCGGCTATTGTAAAGCTGATCGACCTCAAAAGGGCAGGACGCGTCCTGGATGTCGGAGGCGGATCTGGAGCTTTCTCAATGGAATTCGTTCGCGCGAAGAAAGGAATGAGTGCCGTAGTTTTTGATTTGCCGAATGTTACGAAATTGACGAAGGACTACGTCGGCAAAGAGAATCTCGACAGATCGATAACCGTTG
This DNA window, taken from Candidatus Kryptoniota bacterium, encodes the following:
- a CDS encoding DUF4384 domain-containing protein codes for the protein MSKRYKWMHKVSTGLLSLLIVVVTGGRARAQSDSVWVEARGRCYSTEVTPEEGWKRALHDAEANAIRSSLGVSITSQTFGVTSESVNSRNQSDYLSTFSELNTSTTCGKVTSEEILDKKLSSENQIPVYQITIRALVVKDRGVPDPNFRAEIHLDKDTYYDRGAIDRNDAVKFSVSVNQDCYLYLFDIMANDSVMILLPNDYLKDNFYPAAEGPGAFDKKIARLPINLTVGLPPGKETTTEMFYLVALKKKVDFYSQTMTHESVGIIPTYQSAILDFQKWLVLIPQDLRTTASATFIIKRLR
- a CDS encoding caspase family protein gives rise to the protein MKQILFLCVMFLTGAAFGQTATGRTQAGSLKPVIQTTNPGEAANVKNQINAYSPFLTADITFKDSSGDNVLGADESAEVIVLLKDIGGKPAQECKVELVASAENSSIDVLNPPVIPRLGSNEETSTRVLLKGSHHISTGNVEFTLKVLEKNGFDLDPEKVLVVPTQAFQPPNVELADYSIQDLNRTGKIKKREQVSVTLRLQNKGGTTSYGTVASLTLGQNIMSLDSAAVEQDKIFHSAFKIGDLKPGDYRDVTTSLITNDRATEVRIEIAVDDRSGEFTTSKTLDLPFDAPLAKPQMTVLAARKTEEANIPDVANLKLDIGENLPVAARVKSDAFAVVIGNKDYSKAPSVDFAINDAALMKRYLTTTMGYQSDNIIYIEDASQSDMTRVFGNETNYKGQLYDYTAKGGEVFIYYSGHGAPETDSKEGYIVPVDCDPAHVALNGYALKTLYSNLDKIDTEKELKHVTVVLDACFSGSSVKGTLLANVSPIYVTVNKNAMASSNATIITSASGDQVSTWYPDKQQSLFTYFFLKGLQGGADYKHNNTVTAKQLYEFTADELNGVPRWSRRLSSKDQTPTFYGSDWVIYEGAK
- a CDS encoding T9SS type A sorting domain-containing protein, whose protein sequence is MRRCRVYTAVLAACLTMMTAFTLQSYAGGNTPIKIHKGEKTVLSTVLKNMVPPNAAEKVVMNPKVGGSKSRVTSDLGKRVSADSVSWVQTNGPYGGLVNALAVNSYGYIFAGTYAGGVFKSTDNGNSWTQAGLTNTYIYSLAVNSTGYIFAGTEGEGLYRSEDNGNSWAQLTGGLSATSNVYSLAVNASGYIIAGVDTAVYISKDNGSSWTLIGHGPRAYALTFNASGYIFAGTSEEIAYTTNSGSSWTNLHGLSSGVSSLVVSTSGYIFAGTWGSGVYLSTNNGASWTPLTNGLSNNVVNSLAINSSGYVFAGTTGGVFLSTNNGSNWTLVNAGLANGYVASLSVNSSGYVFAGSWGEGVYLSTDDGTTWTQMNSGFTSSNIWSLSANSSGNIFAGADGGGIYESSDRGSSWALSGLIGKTVRSISFNSAGNIFAGTSGGVFISSNSGTSWTQSNTGLTDTTVYSSVINSSGHIFVGTDTEGVYRSTNNGAAWTHVNSGLGDSSITSLVIDSSGHIFAGTWGDGVYLSTDDGTSWSRSGLANSEVYSFAINSSGNIFAGTWGNGVYISTNGGGSWTAVSTGLANTHVQSLAINSSGYIFAGTWLGGVYESTDNGASWSLTGLSGDDIQSVALDSTGYLFAGSLGGGVYRSSNSTIVVPSKPSLAGPANASSYVSINPTLTWNVTTGATSYRLQASTDSTFATTIYDASGLTGTSRSLSGLAYSTKYYWHVDASNSAGTGAWSATWSFTTASASPPVPTLASPANGLTGVGTKPTFTWNASPGSTSYELQVSKVSAFSSTVFDRSNIASTSQSVSGLSRGTTYYWRVNASNPNGTSGWSTVDVFTTFTYQSSIQVSTQYTPPATIDSSHYRMIGLPGDIDVLLSNVVTGTQRKDWNAYWDNGDNQNYLEEYDGSGKFYFLPGTAFWILSRDSFSVSQNVTTVTLDTADCFSITVHSGWNLISDPFEKSVDWSSVQSLNGTSQPIWAFSSGSYSQSSTLDPYEGYYFFNDIGASQLRIPYVYSPTVTGVARLEKVEDQNLAMTLSENQISLSSITVGVRPMSGGGNIFAPPGNFERARICVVDSTVHAGWKELVTDYRDTIGTGQEFDFYVRNRTGKSLKLSSTTGISQYEVYLIDKDLNRSYNLKGSTGIAIPSYNKIKNYSILIGDKPFIDAKLAELQPKDFLLYQNYPNPFNPVTVIRFEVPRTERVSLAIYDVLGRMVKSIVDENISPGYYEVPFDGTGLSSGVYFYRLSAGPFTQVKKMVLLK
- a CDS encoding methyltransferase, encoding MARHTPVEKRKLSPSRIMDSVFAFREARVLLTAFELDLFSMLGDGRKSSEEVARMAGTNPRATDRLLNVLSASGYLVKKKGEFSNTPLTSRFLIKGKPEYLGGLMHQVSLWNTWSTLTDAVRVGSSVARREPVSGHAVDWLGAFIAAMHMRAIRQAPAIVKLIDLKRAGRVLDVGGGSGAFSMEFVRAKKGMSAVVFDLPNVTKLTKDYVGKENLDRSITVVGGDYTVDPLPGGFDLVFMSAVIHSNSSDINRQLFRKAFEALNPDGRLVVLDYIMNSERTSPAAGTYFSLNMLVNTLGGDTYTESEVRDWMQSAGLRKISRTKTRFATELMIGRKKL